From Streptomyces sp. TLI_053, a single genomic window includes:
- a CDS encoding iron ABC transporter permease, translating to MPTAAAAARRRRITGLVAVAALLLVAAVVSVAVGARALSPAEVWHGLFAGPDPDQRATEIRLIVRTVRLPRTVLAVLAGIALGVGGALIQGFTRNPIADTGLLGVNTGASFAVVSAISLFGLTDPAQYVWFAFLGAGLAGAVVFGLSSIGRGAGNPLTLALAGQGVAVFLAAMTTAIALSDKTALNALRFWNTGSLAGVPFRVIWPVTPFIVVGLVMALAVLPSVNLLNLGDDVARGLGVNITLIRTVGIVAITLMAGAATAACGPIAFLGLMVAHVARYLAGPDYRWLVPYAGLLGAVVLLVCDIVGRVVVRPGELDAGVLVALLGAPFFAVLVWRGKFRSA from the coding sequence GTGCCGACCGCGGCCGCGGCGGCCCGTCGGCGGCGGATCACCGGGCTGGTGGCGGTCGCCGCGCTCCTCCTGGTCGCCGCGGTGGTCTCGGTCGCCGTCGGTGCGCGGGCGTTGAGTCCGGCCGAGGTGTGGCACGGACTGTTCGCCGGGCCGGACCCGGACCAGCGGGCCACCGAGATCCGGCTGATCGTGCGGACCGTGCGGCTGCCCAGGACGGTGCTCGCGGTCCTGGCGGGCATCGCCCTGGGCGTCGGCGGGGCGCTGATCCAGGGGTTCACCCGCAACCCGATCGCGGACACCGGCCTGCTGGGGGTGAACACCGGCGCCTCCTTCGCGGTGGTGTCGGCGATCTCGCTGTTCGGCCTCACCGACCCGGCCCAGTACGTCTGGTTCGCCTTCCTCGGTGCCGGGCTGGCCGGGGCGGTCGTGTTCGGGCTGTCGAGCATCGGCCGGGGCGCCGGGAATCCGCTGACGCTCGCCCTGGCGGGCCAGGGGGTCGCGGTGTTCCTCGCGGCGATGACCACCGCGATCGCGCTGTCGGACAAGACGGCCCTGAACGCCCTGCGGTTCTGGAACACCGGCTCGCTGGCCGGCGTCCCGTTCCGGGTCATCTGGCCGGTGACACCGTTCATCGTGGTCGGCCTGGTCATGGCCCTGGCCGTGCTGCCCTCCGTCAACCTGCTCAACCTCGGCGACGACGTGGCCCGGGGCCTCGGGGTGAACATCACCCTGATCAGGACGGTCGGCATCGTCGCCATCACCCTGATGGCGGGCGCGGCCACCGCGGCCTGCGGTCCGATCGCCTTCCTCGGCCTGATGGTGGCGCACGTGGCGAGGTACCTCGCCGGACCCGACTACCGCTGGCTGGTGCCGTACGCGGGACTGCTCGGCGCGGTGGTCCTGCTGGTGTGCGACATCGTGGGGCGCGTGGTGGTCCGGCCGGGCGAACTGGACGCCGGCGTGCTGGTCGCCCTGCTGGGCGCCCCGTTCTTCGCGGTCCTGGTGTGGCGAGGAAAGTTCAGGAGCGCATGA